One Etheostoma spectabile isolate EspeVRDwgs_2016 chromosome 12, UIUC_Espe_1.0, whole genome shotgun sequence genomic window carries:
- the LOC116699316 gene encoding ATP-sensitive inward rectifier potassium channel 10 isoform X3, giving the protein MRDLWTTFLDMQWRYKLFLFTATFAGTWFLFGVLWYLMALVHGDLLEFDPPSNHTPCVMQMQTLTGAFLFSLETQTTIGYGFRCITEECPAAIILLIVQLVITMLMEIFITGTFLAKVARPKKRGETVKFSQHAVVSTHEGRPCLMIRVANMRKSLLLGCQVSGKLLQTSLTKEGETVRLDQRNVPFQVDTSSDSPFLILPLTFYHLIDDNSPLRAWADKGGGWTDPELADFELLVIMSATVEPTSATCQVRTSYLPDEILWGYEFPPVVSLSPSGKYIADFAFFDKVAKTKTTPIFKKSSPQHEYQSNGGAVSEGSDPEKIRLEQSYRERGEERGRVRDTPLSVRISNV; this is encoded by the exons ATGCGGGACCTCTGGACAACATTTCTGGACATGCAGTGGCGCTACAAGTTGTTCCTGTTCACGGCCACGTTTGCGGGGACCTGGTTCCTGTTCGGGGTGCTGTGGTATCTGATGGCCCTGGTGCACGGAGACCTGCTTG AGTTCGACCCCCCGTCGAACCACACGCCCTGTGTGATGCAGATGCAGACCCTGACAGGGGCTTTCCTCTTCTCCCTGGAGACCCAGACCACCATTGGTTATGGTTTCCGTTGCATCACTGAGGAGTGTCCCGCAGCCATCATCCTCCTAATCGTCCAGCTCGTCATCACCATGCTGATGGAGATCTTCATCACTGGTACCTTCCTGGCCAAG GTTGCTCGGCCAAAGAAGCGAGGTGAGACGGTGAAGTTTAGCCAACACGCAGTGGTGTCGACCCACGAAGGCCGGCCCTGCCTGATGATCAGGGTGGCCAACATGCGCAAGAGTCTCCTGCTCGGCTGTCAG GTGAGTGGAAAACTGCTCCAGACATCTCTGACCAAGGAAGGGGAGACGGTTCGCCTGGACCAGAGAAACGTTCCCTTCCAAGTGGACACATCTAGCGACAGCCCCTTCCTCATCCTGCCCCTCACCTTCTACCACCTCATCGATGACAACAGCCCCCTGCGAGCCTGGGCAGACAAGG GTGGAGGCTGGACAGACCCAGAGTTGGCAGACTTCGAGCTGCTGGTCATCATGAGCGCTACAGTGGAGCCGACCTCGGCCACCTGCCAGGTTCGCACCTCATACCTGCCGGATGAGATTCTCTGGGGTTATGAGTTTCCACCTGTAGTCTCCCTTTCCCCATCGGGGAAATACATAGCGGACTTTGCCTTCTTTGATAAAGTGGCCAAGACCAAGACCACGCCCATCTTCAAAAAATCCAGCCCCCAGCATGAGTACCAGAGCAACGGGGGTGCTGTGTCTGAGGGGTCCGATCCAGAGAAGATCCGTCTGGAGCAGAGTtacagggagagaggggaggagcgTGGCCGTGTCAGAGACACTCCTCTCAGTGTTCGCATCAGCAATGTGTGA
- the LOC116699316 gene encoding ATP-sensitive inward rectifier potassium channel 10 isoform X2: MEMEYILLESSSPQKVCHSQTQTDVLKPLLGGGLSGGGGTLRKRRRVLSKDGRSNVRIEHVNGRNALYMRDLWTTFLDMQWRYKLFLFTATFAGTWFLFGVLWYLMALVHGDLLEFDPPSNHTPCVMQMQTLTGAFLFSLETQTTIGYGFRCITEECPAAIILLIVQLVITMLMEIFITGTFLAKVARPKKRGETVKFSQHAVVSTHEGRPCLMIRVANMRKSLLLGCQVSGKLLQTSLTKEGETVRLDQRNVPFQVDTSSDSPFLILPLTFYHLIDDNSPLRAWADKGGGWTDPELADFELLVIMSATVEPTSATCQVRTSYLPDEILWGYEFPPVVSLSPSGKYIADFAFFDKVAKTKTTPIFKKSSPQHEYQSNGGAVSEGSDPEKIRLEQSYRERGEERGRVRDTPLSVRISNV; this comes from the exons ATGGAGATGGAATACATCCTACTGGAGAG CTCCTCCCCTCAGAAGGTGTGCCACTCCCAAACACAGACCGATGTTTTAAAGCCCTTACTGGGTGGTGGCTTATCTGGTGGGGGAGGGActctgaggaagaggaggcgtGTCCTGTCCAAAGATGGGCGTAGCAACGTGCGCATCGAGCACGTCAACGGCCGGAATGCTCTGTACATGCGGGACCTCTGGACAACATTTCTGGACATGCAGTGGCGCTACAAGTTGTTCCTGTTCACGGCCACGTTTGCGGGGACCTGGTTCCTGTTCGGGGTGCTGTGGTATCTGATGGCCCTGGTGCACGGAGACCTGCTTG AGTTCGACCCCCCGTCGAACCACACGCCCTGTGTGATGCAGATGCAGACCCTGACAGGGGCTTTCCTCTTCTCCCTGGAGACCCAGACCACCATTGGTTATGGTTTCCGTTGCATCACTGAGGAGTGTCCCGCAGCCATCATCCTCCTAATCGTCCAGCTCGTCATCACCATGCTGATGGAGATCTTCATCACTGGTACCTTCCTGGCCAAG GTTGCTCGGCCAAAGAAGCGAGGTGAGACGGTGAAGTTTAGCCAACACGCAGTGGTGTCGACCCACGAAGGCCGGCCCTGCCTGATGATCAGGGTGGCCAACATGCGCAAGAGTCTCCTGCTCGGCTGTCAG GTGAGTGGAAAACTGCTCCAGACATCTCTGACCAAGGAAGGGGAGACGGTTCGCCTGGACCAGAGAAACGTTCCCTTCCAAGTGGACACATCTAGCGACAGCCCCTTCCTCATCCTGCCCCTCACCTTCTACCACCTCATCGATGACAACAGCCCCCTGCGAGCCTGGGCAGACAAGG GTGGAGGCTGGACAGACCCAGAGTTGGCAGACTTCGAGCTGCTGGTCATCATGAGCGCTACAGTGGAGCCGACCTCGGCCACCTGCCAGGTTCGCACCTCATACCTGCCGGATGAGATTCTCTGGGGTTATGAGTTTCCACCTGTAGTCTCCCTTTCCCCATCGGGGAAATACATAGCGGACTTTGCCTTCTTTGATAAAGTGGCCAAGACCAAGACCACGCCCATCTTCAAAAAATCCAGCCCCCAGCATGAGTACCAGAGCAACGGGGGTGCTGTGTCTGAGGGGTCCGATCCAGAGAAGATCCGTCTGGAGCAGAGTtacagggagagaggggaggagcgTGGCCGTGTCAGAGACACTCCTCTCAGTGTTCGCATCAGCAATGTGTGA
- the LOC116699316 gene encoding ATP-sensitive inward rectifier potassium channel 10 isoform X1: protein MTSATPPSSRSSSPQKVCHSQTQTDVLKPLLGGGLSGGGGTLRKRRRVLSKDGRSNVRIEHVNGRNALYMRDLWTTFLDMQWRYKLFLFTATFAGTWFLFGVLWYLMALVHGDLLEFDPPSNHTPCVMQMQTLTGAFLFSLETQTTIGYGFRCITEECPAAIILLIVQLVITMLMEIFITGTFLAKVARPKKRGETVKFSQHAVVSTHEGRPCLMIRVANMRKSLLLGCQVSGKLLQTSLTKEGETVRLDQRNVPFQVDTSSDSPFLILPLTFYHLIDDNSPLRAWADKGGGWTDPELADFELLVIMSATVEPTSATCQVRTSYLPDEILWGYEFPPVVSLSPSGKYIADFAFFDKVAKTKTTPIFKKSSPQHEYQSNGGAVSEGSDPEKIRLEQSYRERGEERGRVRDTPLSVRISNV from the exons ATGACATCTGCCACACCTCCGTCCTCTCGTAGCTCCTCCCCTCAGAAGGTGTGCCACTCCCAAACACAGACCGATGTTTTAAAGCCCTTACTGGGTGGTGGCTTATCTGGTGGGGGAGGGActctgaggaagaggaggcgtGTCCTGTCCAAAGATGGGCGTAGCAACGTGCGCATCGAGCACGTCAACGGCCGGAATGCTCTGTACATGCGGGACCTCTGGACAACATTTCTGGACATGCAGTGGCGCTACAAGTTGTTCCTGTTCACGGCCACGTTTGCGGGGACCTGGTTCCTGTTCGGGGTGCTGTGGTATCTGATGGCCCTGGTGCACGGAGACCTGCTTG AGTTCGACCCCCCGTCGAACCACACGCCCTGTGTGATGCAGATGCAGACCCTGACAGGGGCTTTCCTCTTCTCCCTGGAGACCCAGACCACCATTGGTTATGGTTTCCGTTGCATCACTGAGGAGTGTCCCGCAGCCATCATCCTCCTAATCGTCCAGCTCGTCATCACCATGCTGATGGAGATCTTCATCACTGGTACCTTCCTGGCCAAG GTTGCTCGGCCAAAGAAGCGAGGTGAGACGGTGAAGTTTAGCCAACACGCAGTGGTGTCGACCCACGAAGGCCGGCCCTGCCTGATGATCAGGGTGGCCAACATGCGCAAGAGTCTCCTGCTCGGCTGTCAG GTGAGTGGAAAACTGCTCCAGACATCTCTGACCAAGGAAGGGGAGACGGTTCGCCTGGACCAGAGAAACGTTCCCTTCCAAGTGGACACATCTAGCGACAGCCCCTTCCTCATCCTGCCCCTCACCTTCTACCACCTCATCGATGACAACAGCCCCCTGCGAGCCTGGGCAGACAAGG GTGGAGGCTGGACAGACCCAGAGTTGGCAGACTTCGAGCTGCTGGTCATCATGAGCGCTACAGTGGAGCCGACCTCGGCCACCTGCCAGGTTCGCACCTCATACCTGCCGGATGAGATTCTCTGGGGTTATGAGTTTCCACCTGTAGTCTCCCTTTCCCCATCGGGGAAATACATAGCGGACTTTGCCTTCTTTGATAAAGTGGCCAAGACCAAGACCACGCCCATCTTCAAAAAATCCAGCCCCCAGCATGAGTACCAGAGCAACGGGGGTGCTGTGTCTGAGGGGTCCGATCCAGAGAAGATCCGTCTGGAGCAGAGTtacagggagagaggggaggagcgTGGCCGTGTCAGAGACACTCCTCTCAGTGTTCGCATCAGCAATGTGTGA